A genomic region of Limnohabitans curvus contains the following coding sequences:
- a CDS encoding efflux RND transporter periplasmic adaptor subunit, protein MTTALKLGMAAVFVATLTASGGYWYGKQQAIVHKDGSAETNTLAKSASEARKILFYRNPMGLPDTSPTPKKDPMGMDYIPVYEGEQESTLGSANLIRISTDKVQKLGVRVEAASTQALNKTVRAAGRIEPDERQTFTIAPKFEGYVERLYVNATGQPVGKGQPLFDVYSPELVSAQREYAIASQGVDSLKSASEEAQRGMRELADSSLSRLRNWDISDEQITALTQSTATRRTLTLRSPVSGIVTEKKAVQGMRFMPGEMLYQVTNLASVWVIADVFEQDIGQIRTGAKATVRINAYPEKQFSGAITYVYPTLKSETRTVPVRVELSNPHGLLKPGMFAQVELPVDSKRSVLTVPTSAVIDSGTRQIILVQVQEGRFDPREVKLGARSDDRIEVLEGVRDGEMVVVAANFLIDAESNLKAAIGGLGHSGHGAAASKGGSAESKTTASVGHRAEGKIEDIDTKSGSLTIAHGPVSTLKWPAMTMEFKVANSSLLSGLKPGMSLSFEFVERGQGEWIITAIKPVTASAANPHTGHN, encoded by the coding sequence ATGACAACTGCCTTGAAGTTGGGCATGGCGGCGGTATTCGTTGCAACCTTGACAGCAAGTGGAGGATATTGGTATGGGAAACAGCAAGCCATTGTTCATAAGGATGGTAGTGCTGAAACAAATACGCTAGCCAAGAGTGCTTCTGAAGCACGAAAAATACTCTTCTACCGGAATCCGATGGGGCTGCCCGACACCTCGCCCACGCCCAAGAAAGATCCTATGGGCATGGACTACATACCGGTCTATGAGGGAGAGCAGGAATCGACACTCGGTAGTGCAAATTTGATTCGTATCAGCACGGATAAAGTTCAAAAGCTGGGCGTGCGCGTCGAGGCAGCAAGCACGCAAGCTCTGAACAAGACCGTGCGTGCAGCAGGACGAATAGAGCCTGACGAGCGCCAGACCTTCACCATTGCTCCCAAGTTTGAGGGCTATGTAGAACGTCTGTATGTCAATGCAACGGGTCAACCGGTTGGCAAAGGCCAGCCACTATTCGATGTGTACAGTCCCGAATTGGTCTCCGCTCAGCGTGAATACGCCATTGCATCGCAAGGTGTTGATTCCTTGAAAAGTGCCAGTGAAGAAGCCCAGCGAGGCATGCGTGAACTGGCGGACTCCAGCTTGTCAAGACTACGCAACTGGGATATCTCGGATGAACAAATCACGGCTTTGACCCAATCTACAGCGACGCGTCGCACATTAACGCTGCGTTCACCAGTTTCGGGCATCGTTACCGAGAAGAAGGCCGTTCAAGGCATGCGTTTTATGCCGGGAGAAATGCTTTACCAAGTTACCAATCTGGCCTCTGTATGGGTGATTGCCGATGTCTTTGAGCAAGACATCGGTCAGATTCGAACCGGTGCCAAGGCCACTGTGCGGATCAACGCCTATCCAGAGAAGCAGTTTTCGGGGGCAATTACCTATGTTTACCCGACCCTCAAATCGGAGACGCGAACCGTTCCGGTTCGCGTGGAGTTGTCGAATCCACATGGACTTCTCAAGCCCGGCATGTTTGCGCAGGTCGAACTGCCCGTAGACAGCAAGCGTTCTGTGCTAACCGTTCCTACGTCCGCCGTGATTGATAGCGGGACTCGTCAAATCATTCTTGTTCAAGTGCAGGAAGGACGCTTCGATCCAAGGGAGGTCAAGCTTGGCGCGCGTAGCGATGATCGCATCGAGGTTCTGGAGGGCGTGCGAGATGGCGAGATGGTAGTTGTTGCTGCGAACTTCTTAATTGACGCCGAAAGTAACCTCAAGGCTGCGATCGGGGGGCTGGGACATTCGGGACACGGGGCGGCAGCTTCTAAAGGAGGATCGGCAGAATCCAAGACCACGGCATCCGTAGGTCATCGTGCAGAAGGAAAAATCGAGGACATCGATACCAAAAGTGGTTCGCTGACGATCGCACACGGTCCGGTATCCACCCTTAAATGGCCTGCCATGACCATGGAATTCAAGGTTGCAAATAGCAGCCTGCTATCTGGTCTGAAGCCTGGAATGTCTTTGAGCTTTGAGTTCGTTGAGCGTGGCCAGGGCGAATGGATCATCACCGCCATCAAGCCTGTCACGGCAAGTGCGGCCAATCCACACACTGGTCACAACTGA
- a CDS encoding efflux RND transporter permease subunit, producing MLAKIIDWSGRNRFLVLLATLFVVVGGVFAVIRTPLDALPDLSDVQVIVYTEYPGQAPQVVEDQVTYPLTTAMLSVPKSKVVRGFSFFGASFVYIIFEDGTDIYWARSRVLEYLNFASSRMPKGVTPQIGPDATGVGWVYQYAVLAKDKTLAELRTLQDWYLRYQLTKAHGVAEVASIGGFVQTYQITVDPVKLRAYGVPLAKVSQVVRESNRDVGGRVVEMAETEYMVRGRGYLRGVSDIENLVVKSDKGTPVLVRDIARVELVPDERRGITELNGEGEVVSGIAMSRYGQNALEVIHNLKEKITEVSAGLPEGVSIQAVYDRSDLIHRAIDTLKRTLLEESLIVALVCVVFLMHVRSALVAILMLPVGVLIAFIAMRLLDMNSNLMSLGGIAIAIGAMVDAAIVMIENAHKHLERLPEDHDNAQRVEAMITACKEVGPALFFSLLIITVSFLPVFTLESQEGRLFSPLAYTKTFAMAGAAMLSVTLVPVLMMLFIRGKIMPEAKNPVNRFLIWVYRPIIAGVMHKKKLTVGVALFVLGISLYPASKLGSEFMPTLNEGTLLYMPASLPGMSITKAAELLQTQNKIIKSFPEVASVYGKAGRANTATDPAPTEMFETVINLKPTSEWRKGMTTDKLISEMDKALQFPGVSNAWTMPIKARIDMLSTGIRTPIGIKVFGKDLNEMERLAREIETVVNQVPGTTSAFAERITGGFYLNIEPDRAQLARYGLAVGDLQEVIGTALGGDMVTTTVEGRERFGVTVRYPRELRSDPQQIAREVLVPTMDGAMVPLGQVARVEVAKGAPGIRTENALLSAYIFVDIRERDIGSYVADARKAVNEQVKFPTGYYATWSGQFESMERAVQKMKLVVPVTLLIIFLLLYLNFKRLTETLIVMLSVPFALVGGVWLMWLLGYNLSVAVAVGFIALAGVAAETGVVMLIYLDHAWEEIKERRISEGKIPDTNDLYQAVMEGAVERVRPKMMTVVAIMAGLLPIMWGTGTGSEVMSRIAAPMVGGMISSTVLTLAVIPALYALVKVRELNSK from the coding sequence ATGCTTGCAAAGATCATTGATTGGTCAGGACGAAACCGTTTTTTGGTCCTGCTTGCTACTTTGTTCGTCGTTGTTGGCGGTGTATTCGCCGTCATCAGGACACCACTGGACGCGCTTCCCGATCTGTCTGATGTTCAGGTAATCGTTTACACAGAGTACCCAGGACAAGCTCCGCAGGTGGTTGAAGACCAGGTCACTTATCCACTGACCACAGCCATGTTGTCGGTTCCGAAATCGAAAGTCGTTCGGGGCTTTTCATTTTTCGGCGCGTCCTTTGTCTACATCATTTTTGAAGATGGCACCGATATTTACTGGGCGCGTTCACGGGTACTGGAGTATTTGAACTTCGCGTCCAGTCGCATGCCCAAGGGGGTGACGCCACAAATCGGTCCTGATGCAACCGGGGTGGGCTGGGTTTACCAGTATGCCGTGCTGGCCAAGGACAAAACCCTGGCTGAACTGCGCACCTTGCAAGACTGGTACCTGCGGTATCAACTCACAAAAGCACATGGGGTCGCCGAAGTGGCTTCCATCGGTGGGTTTGTCCAGACTTACCAGATCACTGTCGACCCTGTAAAACTCCGCGCCTACGGCGTTCCTCTGGCCAAAGTGTCTCAGGTGGTGCGCGAATCCAACCGAGATGTTGGTGGCCGTGTGGTCGAAATGGCCGAAACTGAATACATGGTTCGGGGACGTGGCTACCTGCGCGGCGTTTCGGATATCGAGAATCTTGTCGTCAAGTCCGACAAGGGAACGCCAGTGTTGGTGCGAGATATTGCACGAGTTGAATTGGTTCCTGATGAGCGGCGCGGCATCACTGAACTCAACGGTGAGGGTGAGGTCGTCTCCGGCATCGCCATGTCTCGTTACGGTCAAAATGCCCTAGAGGTAATCCACAACCTCAAGGAAAAGATCACGGAAGTCTCAGCAGGATTACCGGAGGGGGTCAGCATCCAAGCGGTGTATGACCGCTCTGATTTGATTCACCGCGCGATCGACACTCTCAAGCGCACGCTGCTGGAGGAAAGTCTGATCGTTGCCTTGGTCTGCGTTGTGTTTCTGATGCACGTTCGCTCGGCTCTGGTGGCAATTTTGATGCTACCTGTGGGGGTGTTGATCGCTTTTATTGCCATGCGTCTGCTGGACATGAACTCGAATTTGATGAGCTTGGGAGGTATTGCCATCGCGATTGGTGCCATGGTGGATGCAGCCATCGTGATGATTGAGAACGCTCACAAGCATCTGGAACGCTTACCCGAAGACCACGATAACGCGCAACGGGTTGAGGCCATGATCACTGCGTGCAAGGAGGTGGGACCAGCATTGTTCTTCTCGCTTTTGATCATCACCGTGTCCTTTTTGCCCGTGTTCACGCTTGAGTCGCAGGAAGGACGTCTGTTCTCACCGCTTGCCTACACTAAGACCTTCGCCATGGCGGGGGCGGCAATGCTTTCGGTGACACTGGTGCCTGTACTGATGATGCTGTTCATCCGGGGAAAAATCATGCCGGAAGCTAAAAATCCGGTGAATCGCTTCTTGATCTGGGTGTATCGCCCGATCATCGCTGGCGTGATGCACAAGAAAAAGCTAACCGTTGGCGTAGCGCTCTTCGTGCTGGGAATTTCGCTATATCCAGCCAGCAAGCTCGGATCCGAATTCATGCCGACACTCAATGAAGGCACGTTGCTTTACATGCCAGCGTCGTTACCAGGCATGTCGATCACCAAGGCTGCCGAGTTGTTGCAGACGCAGAACAAGATCATCAAGAGTTTCCCTGAGGTGGCTTCGGTGTATGGCAAAGCTGGCCGGGCGAACACGGCCACGGACCCGGCACCGACAGAAATGTTTGAAACGGTCATCAACCTCAAGCCAACCTCTGAGTGGCGCAAAGGTATGACGACCGACAAACTGATTTCCGAGATGGACAAGGCGTTGCAGTTCCCGGGCGTATCAAACGCTTGGACCATGCCGATCAAGGCGCGCATCGACATGCTGTCCACCGGCATTCGTACACCGATTGGCATCAAGGTCTTCGGCAAGGATCTCAACGAGATGGAACGTTTGGCCCGCGAGATTGAAACGGTGGTCAATCAGGTTCCAGGCACCACATCTGCATTTGCCGAACGTATCACTGGCGGCTTCTACCTGAACATCGAACCAGATCGCGCACAACTGGCGCGCTACGGACTGGCTGTAGGTGACTTGCAAGAGGTGATCGGTACCGCGCTTGGCGGAGACATGGTGACCACCACCGTTGAAGGACGTGAACGCTTTGGAGTGACAGTCCGTTACCCTCGCGAACTTCGTTCAGACCCGCAGCAAATTGCACGGGAAGTTCTTGTGCCCACCATGGACGGTGCAATGGTGCCTCTGGGACAGGTCGCTCGGGTTGAGGTGGCCAAAGGTGCACCAGGCATTCGTACTGAAAACGCGCTGCTATCCGCCTACATCTTTGTCGACATTCGTGAGCGTGACATCGGCAGTTACGTTGCGGATGCCCGTAAGGCGGTAAACGAACAGGTCAAATTTCCTACTGGTTACTACGCGACTTGGAGCGGGCAGTTCGAGTCGATGGAGCGTGCTGTACAAAAGATGAAGCTAGTTGTTCCTGTAACGCTGCTGATCATCTTCTTGCTCCTGTATCTGAATTTCAAGCGATTAACCGAGACACTGATCGTCATGCTGTCAGTTCCCTTCGCGCTGGTGGGCGGAGTCTGGCTGATGTGGTTGCTCGGATACAACTTATCTGTGGCAGTTGCGGTCGGCTTTATTGCACTGGCTGGCGTAGCTGCTGAGACTGGAGTGGTGATGCTGATTTATTTGGATCATGCATGGGAGGAAATAAAGGAAAGACGCATCTCTGAAGGAAAAATTCCTGATACCAATGATCTATATCAAGCAGTCATGGAAGGTGCTGTAGAGAGGGTTCGCCCCAAGATGATGACTGTAGTTGCCATCATGGCGGGCCTATTACCCATCATGTGGGGTACTGGTACGGGCTCTGAAGTTATGAGCCGCATTGCGGCCCCGATGGTGGGCGGAATGATTTCCTCAACTGTGCTGACGCTGGCAGTTATTCCCGCGCTTTATGCTTTGGTTAAAGTTCGGGAGCTCAACTCAAAATGA
- the lspA gene encoding signal peptidase II, which produces MTYPNRKSYWYSVAFIVLAIDQATKSLIDLTTPLGWSLEVTPFFNLVHVLNPGAAFSFLAGAGGWQRWFFLAIALGASIWLAWMLSKPVRRLEALAYSLILGGAVGNGFDRVARGQVVDYLDFHLRGMHWPAFNIADVAITGGVVALIAVSFLEEHQK; this is translated from the coding sequence ATGACGTATCCGAATCGCAAATCCTATTGGTATTCCGTGGCGTTCATCGTGCTTGCAATCGACCAAGCCACTAAGAGTCTCATTGATCTGACCACGCCGCTGGGCTGGTCACTTGAAGTGACACCGTTTTTCAATCTGGTCCATGTTCTGAACCCGGGCGCGGCTTTTAGCTTTCTGGCTGGCGCCGGAGGTTGGCAGCGCTGGTTCTTCCTTGCGATCGCACTGGGGGCTTCAATATGGTTGGCCTGGATGCTGAGCAAACCGGTGCGCCGTCTTGAGGCCTTGGCGTACAGCCTGATCTTGGGCGGTGCCGTCGGCAATGGCTTTGACCGTGTCGCACGCGGGCAGGTCGTCGACTATCTGGACTTTCACTTGCGTGGTATGCACTGGCCTGCGTTCAACATCGCCGACGTGGCGATCACGGGAGGAGTTGTTGCGCTAATAGCAGTTTCATTTCTTGAGGAACATCAGAAGTGA